A segment of the Terribacillus aidingensis genome:
TAACCTGTCTTACCGCCGGTAGAGTATTCGTAATAACGCGTGAGCATTTTATTTTTGTTTCCCCAGGCATACATCTTGGTATCTGCTTTATATGTTTTCGTTCCGCTGATCTTACGGAATGTCTCATTTTGCATCGCATACTTCGTCAATAACGCCATGTCATAAGCGGAACTGTGATGTGTCTCTGTATCCAGGCCGTGCGGATTATCAAAATGGGAATCCTGCATGCCAAGCCATGCCGCTTTCTCATTCATCAAGTGGGTAAACCCTTCTTCACTGCCGCCCACATGTTCAGCTATGGCTACGGCTGCGTCATTTCCGGATCGAAGCATGAGCCCATAAACAAGATCTTTTAACGGGATTTCCTCTCCTTCCTCTAGATAAATAGAGGATCCCTCCGTATATACAGCATTTTTGCTGATATGGACCTCTTCATCCATCTTTCCAGATTCTATCGCGATAATAGCAGTCATGATTTTTGTGATACTGGCGATTCTTTTCGGCTCAGATGCGTTTTTTTCATATAAAACCCTGCCAGTAGAAAGCTCCATCAGAATTGCTGCATCTGCAGATACGCCAGGTTTTGACGCCGCTTGCCCTGGCAGGAGCATCGCACAGAGGATTATGGCAGTCATTACAACCAGAACGCGCTTGAACATGTTTCAAACCCTCCCTTAATCATCTATCATCAGTGTATGCACAGAAGACAAGCTTATGAATAAGTGAAAAACCCCTATCCTTATTTGGATAGGGGTTTTTCTTAAAATGGTGCCCAGTTCACTTGCTTGGCAGTTTGGAATCTTTGGGCCACATTCGCCCAATTGACGACGTTCCACCAATTTTCCACGTACTTCTTTTTCTCTGTTTTATACTGCAGATAATAGGCATGCTCCCACATATCCAAGACTAATAAAGGAATAGTATCTGCCAAACTGAAGTGCTGATGCTTTTCAAGCGTCTGAATAGCTAGGTGGTGCGACCTGGGCTCCCAAACTAGAGTGGCCCAGCCGACCCCTTCCACACTGTCAGCAGCCTTTGAGAACATTTCCTTGAACCTCTGGAAGGAACCAAAGTCTCTCTGGATCTGCTGCGCCAGCTGTCCGGAAGGTTCTCCGCCGCCATTAGGCGACATATTGTACCAGAAAATCGTGTGGAGGAAATGACCAGAACCATGGAAGGATTGCTCTCTTAAATAATGCTTATAGTCCGAGCTGGTTTTGTTCCCCCGATTCAGGTAAAGCATTTCTTCTGCTTTATTCAGACCATCAACATAGGATTGGTGGTGTTTTGTATAATGCAGTTGCATGATTTCCCTGCTGATGTGCGGCTCCAGTGCATCAAAGCGGTAAGGAAGCGGCGGAAGCCTGTGCTGCCCCCAGCTGACACTATTCTGGCGGCTGGCTTGCCCTACCCGGGCTGCAATCCTCTCTGCATCCTGACGAAACTGCAATACTGCTTCCTGTGCAATAGTTTCGGAGTCTAAAAGCGTATGCTGCAAATTATGCTGCAGCTCACGAAGGTCGGCTTCCCATTCCTGTATTGAAGTCTCCCCCACATGTACTTGCATTGCCTTGCTCCATTCCAGCAATGCTTCCAGATAATTTCTGTTGTTCAAGATCACTCACCTCGCCCTAGCATATGTGCCCATTCAGCTAAGGGAATCTTGTCAATTCGATTCGGCAGGGAAATCTTCGAAGAACAGGTCTGCGGCTCCTTCCGGGTCATCGGTTCCTTCCGGCAGAGGAGGCAGATCATCCAATGTATGCAAACCAAAGTAAGCAAGGAAAGCAAGTGTCGTAACATATAAAATCGGTCTGCCTATACCTTCCTTACGTCCGCTTTCTTCTATGAAACCTCTGGCAACAAGTGTTTGAATCGGCCTCTCGCTTTTAACCCCGCGCACTTCCTCGACCTCGACTCTTGTGATTGGCTGTTTATAGGCAATGATAGCAAGCGTCTCGAGCGCCGCTTGAGATAATTTGCTGTTTTGCGGCGAATCCAGCAGTTTCCGATGATAAGCTGCGTGCTCTGATTTGGTTGTCAGATGGTAGGCACCTTTCATTTCCATGATGGATAAACCGCGATCTGGTGATTCGTAGGCTTCCCTCAGAGATGCTAATTCCTTTTCAACTTCTTTTTCTCCTATTTCCAATGCATGCATGAGCTGTTTTTTTGTCAACCCTTCATCTCCAGCTGCAAACAATAGCCCTTCCAAAATACTGTTATACGGTACTTCCATCGTGCATCCCCATTTCAAATACGATTAACTCATCAAAATGCCGTTTTTGCTTACAGAAAATCTGCTGTTTTTTCATCAATTCCAATATAGCCATAAAGGTAACGACGATGTGCTGCTTCGTCCGTTCCGGAAATAATTCGAAGAAATCGACCCCTTCTTTTCTGGCTTTAACAGATTGCAGCACTTCTCCCATCCGATCCTCCAGCATAATTTCTGCGCGCTGAATTTTCGTATCGAGCGGCTGACTCCATTCCCTTCTGCGGAAAACACGCTGCAAGGCAGCTACCATATCATAAACAGTAACTTCACCTGGCTCGAGCGGTTTCAGTTCCGGCTTGTCCGGAAGCGGAGCTGGCGGCCGAGTATAAAGCTTGTCAGCAGACCGCTCTTTCTCTTTTAAATCTTCTGCTGCTTCCTTGAACTTACGATATTCGATCAAGCGGTTCATCAGCTCATCCCGTGGGTCTTCTTCCTCCATCGCTGATTCTTCATCAAGTGTTGCTTGATTCGGCAAAAGCAGCTGGCTTTTCATAGCCAGAAGCGTTGCCGCCATCACCAAATATTCACTGGCAATGTTCAATTCTAATTGCTGCATCGTATGTATATAGTTCATATATTGCTCGGTGATCACAGCCACCGGTATATCATAAATATCGATTTCGTATTGATTAATCAAATGCAGGAGCAGATCGAGCGGGCCTTCAAATCCATCCAGTTTCACACTGTATCCTTGCACAAAATCTCCTCCTTCCGAAAAAAGTTCACTACCGCCCATACCCAGACTAACTTTCCGTCATACCTTATACCGTAAGATAAATGTTCAGACATCTGGCTTTTATCTGAGTCTTAACTTATAAAGGAGGAATTTCACCATGGGTAGCTACGGCGGAGGATTTGCTTTGATCGTTGTGCTTTTCATTCTTCTAATTATCGTAGGTGCTGCTTGGCTATAAGCCGAGCGCACAAAGAAAACCAGCCCTCTTAGGAGGCTGGTTTTTATTTTAAGCTTCTGTTTCGCATTTCTCAAGGAAATTCTTTGTTTCATCCGTCGCAGTGACTTGATGCATCGGCGAATACATATTACGTAATTCACAAACCATCTGTTTGCCGATGCCATTGCCCCGGTGAGATGGATCGACCGAAATATGCTGCACGATAGCCTTATCCTCATCGATTACGACTCCCAGCGCCCCGAGGATATCATCTTCATCTTTCCAAAGAAACAAGTGCCAATTCGGATTGTTATTGTATTCCTGAATTGTCTGCTGCAATTTTTTCACTTCTTTTACATCGGGCATGAAAGATAAAAGTCCCATTGCGATTTTTTCCATTGACTTCTTGTATCGTATTAGCATAATAACCCCTCATTAAGAAAATAACCTTCTGGCCATAGAGAGAAGAAAAAGCAAACTAGCCCCCATCATGATCCAGAAAAGCACCTTCTCTTGTTTGTCACTATCCTGCAACTGTTTTTCAACTCCTGCCGTACGTAGTCTTATTTAAAACCTATCTACGTTTTTTGTCAACTTTACTTCCTGTATTTCTCCCATATACTTTCTGCCGGACTACAACAAGGAAATTCCATGATAGTTTCTCCTACATTCCATACTCCATACAAAGGATAGAAGCAGAATCTGGCGAGAGTGAGGGTTTATGTGGTAGAATCATCACGAGTACATACTCACTTCAATTTAGGAGGACAAGCAAATGGCTAAAAAAGGTTACATCCTGATGCTGGATGGCGATAAAATTGAATTCGAATTATATCCGGAGGAAGCACCAAACACAGTAGCGAACTTCGAGAAGCTCGCAAATTCCGGTTTCTATAATGGCGTAACGTTCCACCGTGTCATCCCAGGCTTCGTAAGCCAAGGCGGCGACCCGACTGGCACTGGTGCCGGCGGCAGCGGTACGACAATCAAATGTGAAACAGAAGGAAATCCCCATAAGCATGAAGCCGGCAGCTTGAGCATGGCGCACGCTGGTAAAGATACAGGCTCCAGCCAGTTCTTTATCGTGCACGAGCCACAGCCGCATTTGAACGGTGTTCATACTGTATTCGGAAAAGTAACTTCAGGTCTTGAAGTTGCTCGTAACATGAGAAACGGCGACACAATGGAAACTGTAGAAGTTTTCGACGAAGAATAAAAAAAAATCCTGTATGCATGATGCATACAGGGTTTTTTTATTCATAAGAAAGATCCAGCCTTGTCAATTCCTCGGCTTCTTCTCTTCTGACAACTAGTCTGTCAACTCCATCTTCCACAAAGACAACAGCAGGTCTGCCAAAGCGGTTATAGTTGTTTGCCATCGCATAGCCATATGCTCCAGTACTGAAAACCGCAAGCAAGTCTCCAGCCTCTGCTTTTGGCAGATCAATATCCCAAATAAGCATATCACCTGATTCACAGCACTTACCTGCAATGGAAACTGTTTCTATTGCTTCCTCATCTGCGCGGTTAGCGATTTTCGCTTCATATACAGCTTTATAAAGTGCAGGACGTAGATTATCCGTCATTCCGCCATCGACAGAAACATATTTGCGCACACCAGGAATCTCTTTTACTGAACCGATTGTATAAAGTGTAACTGCCGCATTCCCTACAATCGATCTCCCTGGCTCAATCCAAATTTCCGGCATGTCGATTGACACTTCATCGGCTGCTGCTTTGATTCGTGTTACCAGTGCATGGATATAATCAGACAATGGAAGCGGTTCGTCGTTTTCCGTATAACGGATACCAAAGCCGCCGCCCACATTAAGTACTGCAGGTGCATATCCATAATCAGTCTGCCAAGCTTTTATGAGCTCAAACAGTCTGTCTACTGCCATCAGGAAACCGTCAGTTTCAAAGATCTGGGAACCGATATGACAATGCAGCCCCTTCATTCTGATCACTTCGCTATCCTTTACTCTGCGAAACGCTTCTTCAGCTTGTCCATTACTGATATCAAAGCCAAACTTCGAATCCTCATTGCCAGTCAAGATATAATCATGTGTATGTGCTTCGATGCCTGGTGTGACGCGCAGCAGGATATCCATCTGCTTTCCTTGTTCCTTCAATACTGCTTCCAATAAGGCAATTTCATGGAAGTTATCCACAACCACACAGCCAATATCATGTTCAACAGCCATGGAAAGTTCTTCATAGCTCTTGTTATTGCCATGCAGATGGATTTTCTCAGTCGGAAAATCGGCTTTCAAAGCAGTATGCAGCTCGCCGCGGGAAACCACATCCAAACTGAGTTTCTCCTGCTTCGCTACCTGCACCATCGCAACTGAAGAAAAAGCCTTACTGGCATATGCTACTTGCGCTTTGACCCCCAATGTTTCAAACGCTTCGACAAATGCCTTGGCATTGTTTCGGATAATACCAACATCATATACGAATAAGGGTGTACCATATTTTTTAGCTAATGTGACGGCATCCACTCCGCCTATTTCCAAAATGTGCTGATCATTGATAACAAAAGGATGCTGCATAAAATAACCTCCAAACAACGGCTTCATCGGATAAGCATAAAAACGAAAGCCCATCTTTCCGCATAGGAAGAAGATGAGCTTTCGCATCACACGCTACACTACCCGTACTGTCGTAAAAAATAGATAGAGTAAACGTACCATATTCTCATTTTTCTAGCAACTAAGAATTCGGCGCCCTAGTTTTATCAGGAGAATTGGTAATGGTTGGACGATATTTTGTAAGCGGAACCGGTGTACGGTATGCAATTTCTAACAGTGCTTTCAAATTGAAAGGAATGAACGGCCACATATATGGCGTATTAAGTGATTTGGTGCTTACAAGAATCAATATAGCCAATGTGATACTGATGACGAACCCTGGAACCCCGAATATAGCAGTTGCAACCAGGAAAAAGATTCTCGTTATTTTGTTTGATACGCTGAGCTCAAAGCTAGGCGTTACAAAGGAACCGACAGCAGAAACCGCTACATAAAGGATTACTTCGGGTGTGAACAACCCTACATTGATGGCTATCTCCCCGATCAGGATAGCTGCGATTAGACCCATTGCCGTAGAAAGCGGGGTCGGAGTATGGATCGCAGCAAGTCTGAGGAATTCAATACCAAGATCCGCTAGCAGTATTTGCAGGAATAATGGTATATGTCCATCATCTTTATTGGGACCGATAAAATCAATGCTTTGCGGCAGCAATTCCGGATGAACCGTGATCAGATACCAAAACGGCAGGAGGAATAGTGAAACAAAGATACCTATCAGTCGGACCCAGCGTATGAAGGTTCCTGGTGCTGGTGATTCCCTGTATTCCTCAGCATGCTGCAAATGGGAAAAATAAGTTGCAGGTGTGATGATGACACTTGGTGACGTATCAACAATGATAAGCACGTGTCCCTCAAAAAGATGGACGGCGCCAATATCTGGTCTCTCAGTATATCTGACAAGCGGAAACGGTCTATTTCCTTGCTTTACGAGATACTCTTCCACTGATTTATCCGACATTGGAAGTCCATCGATTTCGATTTCCTTCAATTCTTTTTTTATCAGCTTCACTAAATTAGGGTCAGCAACGTCCTCGATATAAGCGATACAAATATCTGTCTTCGATCTTTCTCCTACTTGCATCATTTCCAGCCGAAGCCGTTCGTCACGAATCCTTCTGCGTGTTAAAGCAGTGTTGATAATGATATTTTCCGTATACCCGTCACGAGGACCACGAATGACTTTCTCCGTGTCGGGCTCTTCGGGCTGTCTTCCTGGATAGGATCTTGTATCGACAACAAAAGCAAAGTCACAGCCGTCGATGAATACAACGATCAAACCTGATAAGAACTGATCGACACAATCATCAATGCTTTCAGTCCGCTTCACTTGCATGTGTACCAGTCGGTTTTCGATGATTTCAGGGATTTTGTTCGTGTTTTTTTCGTCATCATTGATACTCATCAATTTAGAAAGTACACGCTGCACAACTTCAGCATCTGCAAGACCGGTAGTATAGTAAATCTCTACTTTTTTCTTGAGAATGATCAAGGTACGATGACCGACGTCGAAGGAGACACCTACACCTACACGTTCCTTCATAAACTCATTTACGTCATCGACCTTAGACGGAATGGGCATTTTTTGTTCATCTGCCATTTCTGCTTCCCTCCCTTTCTAGAATGAGGCGGATCGCTTGTTCTGTTATTGGGGAGCCAATCTCGATTGCGTCTTTCCCATGCATTTTCCCGATATCTCCGATCGCGACTACTAAAGGGAGATCAAGCTGGTCAAGCAGATATACCGTATCGCCATTAATACGTCCGATTTCCTCTGTAATGACGCCTTCCTTATCGACGCCGAATGGCTGTAAATCCCCATCCTGGTCGATGGAAAAGCTGACGCGGCTCCACTCCCGGTTCTGCGTATGAGATGCAACCGCCAAGGCACCAATCACATCAATTTCCGCATCATCTATAATCGATTGAAGCAGCAATTCACCACTGCCTACACCCGGTACACCTCCATCATCAAGCAGGACATAAACCGGTTCGACTTCAGCAGCATGGATGGCATCGATTATGGCTTTCGCATCCACTGTCATCGGATTATCAGCCAAGTAAGATAAAGACGTTCCGCCTATTTTACCAGCTAGGTAATCGATTGTGCGTTTTGCATAAGCGTCTCCGTCTGTAATCAGTATTACTCTCTTCATAAAGGGCTCATCCCCTTGGTTTAAAGAATACAGACACTAGAAACCCGAAAAGAATCGCAGCAGCAATACCCGCGGATGTCAGCTGAAACATGCCTAGTGCAATGCCCCAAAAACCATGTTTGTCAGCTTGTTCCATTGCACCATGAAGTAAAGAGTGGCCGAAACTGGTGATAGGGACCGAAGCACCGGCACCTGCGAATGAAATCAGATTATCATACAGATCAAACCCATCCAGCACACAGCCTAGTACGACGAAGGTACTCATCACATGTCCAGCATCCAATTTAGCAACATCCAAAAGCAGCTGACCCACAACACAAATTAATCCGCCGACTACAAATGCCCAAAAAAAGTCCATGCTTATCCCTCCTCCCTTACGAGAACGACACTATGTGCAATTGCTGGTATGGATTCCTTCTGCCGCAGCAATGTCGGGTTCATTAATGCACCCGTTGCAGTCACCAGTATCCGTTTATAAGTTCCCTTCCGCATCTCATCCAGAAGATGGCTATACGTTACAATAGCAGAACAAGCCGTACCGCTTCCGCCAGCGAGCATTCCTTGATCGCTGTTATAAAGCAAATTGCCGCAATCTTTATGTACGGCATCAATGTTTATTCCATCACTGCGGAGCATATCTTTCAAAATAGGCGAACCGACACTCGACAAGTCACCAGTCACGATCAAATCATAATCCGCAGGTGTAGTGCCAAAATCACTAAAATGTCGTTTGATTGTGTCATATGCTGCCGGAACCATTGCGCTTCCAAGGTCGAATGCATTTGTTGCACCAAAATCGACTACCTTGCCAATAGTTGCCCCTTCAATTCGGATTTCGCTCTTTTCACGGCTTATCAGCGCACAACCAGCTCCAGTTGCTGTACTCGTTGATGTAGCAGGTTTCTGATTGCCATATTCAGTCGGGAAACGGAATTGCCGCTCCGCTGTTGCATTATGGCTGCAGACAGCTGTCAAAATGCGGTCTGCTACGCCTGCATCGACCAATTGGGACGCTACCGCCAGCGTTTCCATACTAGTGGAACAGGCTCCGAACATACCGAGGTAGCTCATATCCAAATCACGTGCTGTATAGTTAGCACTCACATTTTGGTTTAAAAGATCACCAGCGATGAACATATCAATATGCTGCTGCTTCAAACCAGCTTTCTCCAGCGTTATTTGTATAGCATCCTGCAGAAGCTTTCTTTCTGCCATTTCCCAGTTATCTTCTCCGCAGTAAAGATTATCGTAGGATTTATCAAAGGAGCTTCCTAAAGGACCTCTCGCTTCCTTCGGTCCTACACTTGTTCCTGTTTCCTGAATATAAACCCGCTGGTTCAGCGTCCAGGACTGCTTGCCTGTTTTCACCATTTTCCTTATCCCCCGATCAGCTGGCTGAATACATACCGGATGATTCCGACGATATAAGCCGACGTAACCCCGAATACAATAACACTGCCAGCAAGTTTGAACATATTGGAACCTACTCCAAGCACATACCCTTCCGATTTATATTCCAAGGCAGCACTGGTCACGGCATTGGCGAATCCGGTTACCGGAACCGCTGATCCTGCGCCGGCGAATTGTGCGATTCGGTCATAGACCCCGATCCCTGTCAATATCGCAGATATAAGTATCAGTGTTGTGACAGTGGGCGTTCCGGCCTCCTGCTGGGACATATCAAAAACTTGCATGTAAAATTTAGTCAGCAGTTCTCCAATAAGACAGATAAAACCGCCGACAAAGAAAGCTTTCAAACAATTTCTCACATAGGGGACTTTCGGATAATACGTTTTCGCTGTATTGCTGTAATTTTCTTTCTTGAACTTGGAATCCATGATGTCACCTCTTTGATTAATAGGAAAGTAAAAGCCATTGGAACAAGGATCCGGTGATTTTCCCCAGGACGATTGCCATGAAGAACCAGATAAGACTGCCATCCAGACCAATTCGTCTAGTCAGTATTGGAAATACATTCAATACTTCTGTCAGAGCCGCAGCAAGCATTCCGACGAATATTCCATGCAAAAGACCCCACAGCGTGATCAGCAGAATCGGCGCATGAAAATGGAAATAGTGGAAAGAAAGAATCGTTCCGGCAAAAGCACCGGCAGTTACACCTGCTTCATAAGAAATCAGGAAATGATGGGTTTTACTTAGCTGCACCAACCTTGGAATAATACCTAGTACAGTCAAAAATGCGACAAATCCTGCTCCAGTTGCTAGCCCGGCACTGAGTCCGATCACCAATTCAACTATGGCGATCCACATGCTGCTGTTCCAATTCGTTTTCGTGATAAGCTACATAAACATCCATATCACGCTGATATTTGTGCATCTCCACCTCAAGCGGGCTAGGCTCTTCATTCAAACGTTTTTTGAATACATGGTTGAAAAAGAGAATCATCCCAACTCCGATGC
Coding sequences within it:
- a CDS encoding peptidylprolyl isomerase is translated as MAKKGYILMLDGDKIEFELYPEEAPNTVANFEKLANSGFYNGVTFHRVIPGFVSQGGDPTGTGAGGSGTTIKCETEGNPHKHEAGSLSMAHAGKDTGSSQFFIVHEPQPHLNGVHTVFGKVTSGLEVARNMRNGDTMETVEVFDEE
- a CDS encoding YjcZ family sporulation protein gives rise to the protein MGSYGGGFALIVVLFILLIIVGAAWL
- the lysA gene encoding diaminopimelate decarboxylase, with amino-acid sequence MQHPFVINDQHILEIGGVDAVTLAKKYGTPLFVYDVGIIRNNAKAFVEAFETLGVKAQVAYASKAFSSVAMVQVAKQEKLSLDVVSRGELHTALKADFPTEKIHLHGNNKSYEELSMAVEHDIGCVVVDNFHEIALLEAVLKEQGKQMDILLRVTPGIEAHTHDYILTGNEDSKFGFDISNGQAEEAFRRVKDSEVIRMKGLHCHIGSQIFETDGFLMAVDRLFELIKAWQTDYGYAPAVLNVGGGFGIRYTENDEPLPLSDYIHALVTRIKAAADEVSIDMPEIWIEPGRSIVGNAAVTLYTIGSVKEIPGVRKYVSVDGGMTDNLRPALYKAVYEAKIANRADEEAIETVSIAGKCCESGDMLIWDIDLPKAEAGDLLAVFSTGAYGYAMANNYNRFGRPAVVFVEDGVDRLVVRREEAEELTRLDLSYE
- a CDS encoding GNAT family N-acetyltransferase, which translates into the protein MLIRYKKSMEKIAMGLLSFMPDVKEVKKLQQTIQEYNNNPNWHLFLWKDEDDILGALGVVIDEDKAIVQHISVDPSHRGNGIGKQMVCELRNMYSPMHQVTATDETKNFLEKCETEA
- a CDS encoding segregation/condensation protein A encodes the protein MQGYSVKLDGFEGPLDLLLHLINQYEIDIYDIPVAVITEQYMNYIHTMQQLELNIASEYLVMAATLLAMKSQLLLPNQATLDEESAMEEEDPRDELMNRLIEYRKFKEAAEDLKEKERSADKLYTRPPAPLPDKPELKPLEPGEVTVYDMVAALQRVFRRREWSQPLDTKIQRAEIMLEDRMGEVLQSVKARKEGVDFFELFPERTKQHIVVTFMAILELMKKQQIFCKQKRHFDELIVFEMGMHDGSTV
- the spoVAE gene encoding stage V sporulation protein AE, with the protein product MDFFWAFVVGGLICVVGQLLLDVAKLDAGHVMSTFVVLGCVLDGFDLYDNLISFAGAGASVPITSFGHSLLHGAMEQADKHGFWGIALGMFQLTSAGIAAAILFGFLVSVFFKPRG
- a CDS encoding spore germination protein, with the translated sequence MADEQKMPIPSKVDDVNEFMKERVGVGVSFDVGHRTLIILKKKVEIYYTTGLADAEVVQRVLSKLMSINDDEKNTNKIPEIIENRLVHMQVKRTESIDDCVDQFLSGLIVVFIDGCDFAFVVDTRSYPGRQPEEPDTEKVIRGPRDGYTENIIINTALTRRRIRDERLRLEMMQVGERSKTDICIAYIEDVADPNLVKLIKKELKEIEIDGLPMSDKSVEEYLVKQGNRPFPLVRYTERPDIGAVHLFEGHVLIIVDTSPSVIITPATYFSHLQHAEEYRESPAPGTFIRWVRLIGIFVSLFLLPFWYLITVHPELLPQSIDFIGPNKDDGHIPLFLQILLADLGIEFLRLAAIHTPTPLSTAMGLIAAILIGEIAINVGLFTPEVILYVAVSAVGSFVTPSFELSVSNKITRIFFLVATAIFGVPGFVISITLAILILVSTKSLNTPYMWPFIPFNLKALLEIAYRTPVPLTKYRPTITNSPDKTRAPNS
- the scpB gene encoding SMC-Scp complex subunit ScpB; this translates as MEVPYNSILEGLLFAAGDEGLTKKQLMHALEIGEKEVEKELASLREAYESPDRGLSIMEMKGAYHLTTKSEHAAYHRKLLDSPQNSKLSQAALETLAIIAYKQPITRVEVEEVRGVKSERPIQTLVARGFIEESGRKEGIGRPILYVTTLAFLAYFGLHTLDDLPPLPEGTDDPEGAADLFFEDFPAESN
- a CDS encoding stage V sporulation protein AB, producing the protein MWIAIVELVIGLSAGLATGAGFVAFLTVLGIIPRLVQLSKTHHFLISYEAGVTAGAFAGTILSFHYFHFHAPILLITLWGLLHGIFVGMLAAALTEVLNVFPILTRRIGLDGSLIWFFMAIVLGKITGSLFQWLLLSY
- a CDS encoding superoxide dismutase, with protein sequence MLNNRNYLEALLEWSKAMQVHVGETSIQEWEADLRELQHNLQHTLLDSETIAQEAVLQFRQDAERIAARVGQASRQNSVSWGQHRLPPLPYRFDALEPHISREIMQLHYTKHHQSYVDGLNKAEEMLYLNRGNKTSSDYKHYLREQSFHGSGHFLHTIFWYNMSPNGGGEPSGQLAQQIQRDFGSFQRFKEMFSKAADSVEGVGWATLVWEPRSHHLAIQTLEKHQHFSLADTIPLLVLDMWEHAYYLQYKTEKKKYVENWWNVVNWANVAQRFQTAKQVNWAPF
- a CDS encoding stage V sporulation protein AE — translated: MKRVILITDGDAYAKRTIDYLAGKIGGTSLSYLADNPMTVDAKAIIDAIHAAEVEPVYVLLDDGGVPGVGSGELLLQSIIDDAEIDVIGALAVASHTQNREWSRVSFSIDQDGDLQPFGVDKEGVITEEIGRINGDTVYLLDQLDLPLVVAIGDIGKMHGKDAIEIGSPITEQAIRLILEREGSRNGR
- the spoVAD gene encoding stage V sporulation protein AD, whose protein sequence is MVKTGKQSWTLNQRVYIQETGTSVGPKEARGPLGSSFDKSYDNLYCGEDNWEMAERKLLQDAIQITLEKAGLKQQHIDMFIAGDLLNQNVSANYTARDLDMSYLGMFGACSTSMETLAVASQLVDAGVADRILTAVCSHNATAERQFRFPTEYGNQKPATSTSTATGAGCALISREKSEIRIEGATIGKVVDFGATNAFDLGSAMVPAAYDTIKRHFSDFGTTPADYDLIVTGDLSSVGSPILKDMLRSDGINIDAVHKDCGNLLYNSDQGMLAGGSGTACSAIVTYSHLLDEMRKGTYKRILVTATGALMNPTLLRQKESIPAIAHSVVLVREEG
- the spoVAC gene encoding stage V sporulation protein AC; protein product: MDSKFKKENYSNTAKTYYPKVPYVRNCLKAFFVGGFICLIGELLTKFYMQVFDMSQQEAGTPTVTTLILISAILTGIGVYDRIAQFAGAGSAVPVTGFANAVTSAALEYKSEGYVLGVGSNMFKLAGSVIVFGVTSAYIVGIIRYVFSQLIGG
- a CDS encoding D-alanyl-D-alanine carboxypeptidase family protein, translating into MTAIILCAMLLPGQAASKPGVSADAAILMELSTGRVLYEKNASEPKRIASITKIMTAIIAIESGKMDEEVHISKNAVYTEGSSIYLEEGEEIPLKDLVYGLMLRSGNDAAVAIAEHVGGSEEGFTHLMNEKAAWLGMQDSHFDNPHGLDTETHHSSAYDMALLTKYAMQNETFRKISGTKTYKADTKMYAWGNKNKMLTRYYEYSTGGKTGYTKKAGRTLVSTAEKDGMELVVVTINDPDDWRDHMNLFEWGFDEFELTKLKQSGTGTSLIYPLSEQEKKQAHTNTQLLKPDKQKENQQIGADIYYLNEKKIGTVPIFAVPEKPTLAGKTKQVFDDLAGVRLW